The genomic DNA CTTGCAAGCAATCGAGCTACTATGCGCTTTTCCCGTTCGATTAAGCGTCTATCGTATAGAATTCGATCATGCTTCGCGGTGTGAAGCAACCTCAGCATGCTTTCCGCAATGAGTAGCAATGACATAGTGTCCCATTCGTCCTCCAAGGCTTCTATTTTTTCGATGAGTATTTCCAATCCCTCCCTGTCATCGGAATTCTTGATTAGCTCAATAAGGCCCCCAAAGCTGCCACCAATCAACATTCCGGGATCGATTGGCATAGCCAGTAGTTCCACGATCCGCTCTCTTGCCCATTCCTTTTCTTTACGGCGGTCGAAGTTCAGCGCTCTATATTCTTCATAGATTCCACTACGCGACATGAAAAAACTACTCCCTCCATGATCGAGGTAGATCTTCTTGGCCAACGCTTCATCGTCGTTTTCACTTCCCTTGCTTACCACCGCATTGCCTCCCAAAGGTTGTCGTCAATATGCGTAAAACGGTACATTCGATTCATGAGTACTTTTCTGGGGCTCGCAGGGAGTCTGCCCAGACCATCCGTACAGTCCCTGCCCCGACAACACAAGTTCCTACGGGAAGTTCACGCGCGATACCGGAAGCTTCTTGACGGACCGCAGGCAATTGACACCGGATTCGAACACCCGCGTCATGTCGTTCACCGAGCTCGTGTGGAGATCGCTTGTACCTTGCTGGGATAGCGCCAGACTCGAAATTTCCTTTCGCAAAGCCAGCGGCACTAGAGCTTTTTTGGCCATGGAATCTTTGACTGAAGCCACTTCCACAATCTACCCTTGTCGTCCCATGGGAACGAGTAGGATTCTAGCTCTCGAATATCGCTATTGATTCGCTCTCTAATATACTCCTCTGACAATCCGCCACTCATGAACATAAGACCCCCATCCTTAAAGAACTCTGGGGCAACAAAGAGATTCATGGTATTGGCGCGTTCCAACAAATCCTTGATCAAGACGAATTCCGCCTCCAGTAAATCTCTTTGACCTAATGCCTCTGAACGCCCAGACGCTCTTAGCAGCTTGAGGGTCGCTTCAGCAATCAGGACCAAGGTAAACGTATCCAGATTCGCCATCTTGCTCCGAACCAGATGTAGTAGAATTCGCAACCCCTCAACGTCGTTAGCCACACTAATAAAGTCGATCAAACCCCGATAGATGTTATCGGAGCCCGGCCCGTCTTCAGTGAACACTTTGAGTAGGCGTTCGATCTCCTCTTTCGCCCAACCTACCTCTTTCTCGCGCGCGATCCCGTACTCGCGATAGGTGTCGTAGATATCGTTCTTCCACATGAAGAACCCGTTTCCTCTATGATCGAGGTAGATCTTCTTGGCCAACGCTTCATCGTGGCTATCACTTCCCTTGCTTACCACCGCATTGCCTCCCAAAAGGTTGTCGTCAGTTTGTATAAGATGGTGCATCCGCTCACAATCCGACGTACGCATATACCGGATGTCAACATTTCAATTGAGCGGATTCCCGCGTGCCGATATTGGGGCCGAAGTGGGGGAGGGCGTTCATTTGCCGAAACCAGGGAGTTCGTAAATCTCGTTCATTGTGCGATCACTTCTCCCGAATTTGCGCTGTACACCGGCGCAGTGTCCTGGCCCTCTTCCACGATCGTGATGGCGTGTACCGAGACGCCGAGATCGCGCGCGTCGCCGTTGCCGGGCTCGGTGTCCATGGGGCGCCAGGTTTTTGTGCGCAGTGTTATGGTGACGTTGTCGCTCCCGGCGCGGAAGGTGCCGGTGAGCGGGCCGTCGGCGGGAGTTTCGTTCAGATCGGCAATGCGTTCGTCGCCCAGGTAGAGTCCATTTTCCGGCGCGACGATGTGGCCATTGGTTCGTAGCACTACGCTGACACGATAGGTCTTGCCGGGGGTGACGGGGAGCAGGAATTCCGAATCGCCGCGCGACCAGCGGCGGGTGCCCTTTTCGCCGAATTCGAGAGCCTTCTCGCGACCGTACCATTTGCGCAGGTAGGGGCTGTCGCCGGGCGCGCCGACCTGAAGCCGGTAGTGGGCCTTCATCGCATCGGTCCACTCGAATCCGCCCTGTTCATTGCCGATGAGCTGGGTGCGTGCGCCTGCATGGTTCTCCACGCGGAAGCCGCCTTCGCCCAGGTTGCCCATGAGAATCGCAGTGCCCATGCCTTCGTTAATCGTCACATGGAGCTGGCCGTCGTCGAAGATATTGCCCTGGAGCGTGGCTTTGCCCGCATCGAGTCGCACCGCCGGTGAGCCGACGCCATTGATGTCCCACTGGCAGAAGTTGGTGTTCGAAACAGCGAACTGGGCCTGGGGGCTGCGCGACCACAGGGCCATGTCGAGGGGACCCCAGAAGGCGCAATTCGCGAGGTTTACCTTGCCGGGCCCGCAGGTCTCGGCAATCTCAATACCCACGCTGTCCTTGCTGCTCCAGCGGCCCACGAACTCGCCGTTGGTGATGAGGAGACCCGCGAGCTGGGCATCTTCCACGTAGACCGCGCGGCGGCAGGAATCGGCTCCGATGCCCACGAAACTGCCGTTGGCCGAGCCGGCTTTGGTCTTGGAAAAGCGGTAGCCGATGCCATAGCCGAAGCAGAAGGTGTGGGTGACGTACTGCCAGTCGGTGCGGGCGAATTCATAGGCCACGCCGTTGACATTCACCCACTTGCAGTAGGGATCGTCCGGCTGATAAACCACGCCAAAGGGCCAGAAGTGACAGTTCTCCACGCGGGAGATGTCGTAGCAGGCGTCGATGTAGAGTCCGCGATAGCTCGGATAGCCGAAGACATTGCGGACGAGCATGCGCGCCGATCCCTCGAAGTGGATCGCCTCATAGGCATTGAGGATAAGGCAATCCAGCACCGCCACGTCCTCCACGGAGTCGCCCCGGATAGCGGGGGGATAGGGCACGGGCGGCACGTCGGTCTGCTTCCACTCGGGATAGCGGATGATCAGCCCGGACACCGTGGCCGCGTGGCCCGCGAGGCGAATGAAGGGCTCGCCCTCCATGCTGCCGCGCCCGGCCCAGGCCTCCAGCACCGAGCCCGCCATCTTGCCATCGGGTCCCTGAAAGTTCAGGGGCGGTGTGGTGAAGATGCCCTGAAGCGTGACCGCGCCGGGGATGCGCAGGCTGCCGCGAATACAATAGGCACCCGCGGGCACATGGACGATGCCGCCACCCGCGGCCCCGGCCGCGTCGAGTGCCTTCTGGAAGGCGGCCGTGTCGTCGGTCTGGCCATCGCCGAGGGCGCCACTGTCGCGAACATTCCAGTCGGCGCGGGCGGCAAGGGCGGATAAGAGGAGGGCGGAGAAAAGAAAGACGTGGATCGTGTTTCGCATGGTGTGAACTCCTTCCGATGCGTGGGGCCCCCTCGATGGCGATCACTCTACGCCTGGGTACACCGAGATTGCAACGATGTGGTGCGAAAATTGCCTTGCCAATTCGGCGTTGCTGATATACCATAGTGGCTCTTGTAAGCAATAAACAGTTTTGCAGATCAAAGCGAACTAAGAGGGGACATTGGGCGATGAAAGTACAAAAAGGCAAGAAGAAAGCAGCCTGCAAAGCAACCCGGCCGCCGAAGGGGAAGGACGATGGATTCGGGGTGCTGATCATCGAAGTGCGCGATCTTATCCGGTCCGCGCGTCACGTGGCCGCGTCTACCGTGAACACGCTCCAGGTGCTGACCAACTTCGAGATTGGGCGGCGGATCGTGGAGCATGAGCAGAAGGGTGAGAAGCGGGCGGAGTACGGGGTGGAGTTAATCAAGGCGCTCTCGGCAAAGTTGGGGGACGAGTTTGGCAAAGGCTTCTCCGAACGCAACCTTCGTAACTTCAGGGCGTTCTTTCTGGCCTATCAGGCTCGTGCTCCAGAGATTTGGCAGACAGTGTCTGCCAAAACTTCGACCGGTCAGATTGCGCAGACGGTGTCTGCGCAATCGGTCACGAAGGCAATACGGCAGGCAGTGTCTGCCAAATCGACTCCACGAGCATCGTCAAAGAGGCAAACAACACAATTCGTGACTGCGCCGACAACCGAGAATTTCAGAACCGCCTTTCCTTTGAGCTGGTCGCATTATGTCCTTCTTCTGACTATTCAAGACCCCGATGAACGCAATTTCTATGAGATAGAGTCCGCTTCGGAGAATTGGTCCCTCGCAACGCTCAAGCGCCAGGTAGCCTCCAGCCTCTACGAACGTCTCGCTTTGAGTCGGAAAAAGAGCGAGGTCCGAAAACTCGCCGCAGAGGGCCAAATCATCACGCGGCCCGAGGATATCCTTAAGGAGCCCTATGTTCTCGAGTTTCTCGGGCTCGACGAAAAGGCGGATTATAGCGAAAGCGACCTGGAGCAGTTGATCATCGATCGCATCGAGCAGTTCCTTCTGGAGCTGGGTAAGGGTTTCCTCTTTGAGGCGCGGCAGCAACGCTTCACTTTCGACGAAGACCATTTCTATGTGGACCTCGTCTTCTACAATCGCCTGTTGCGTTGCCACGTGCTGATCGACCTGAAACTCGATAAGATCACCCATCAGGATCTCGGGCAGATGCAGATGTACGTCAACTACTACAACCGCCACGTGAGATTGCCGGACGAGAATCCGGCCATCGGCATCCTGCTGTGCAAGCGAAAGAAAGACGCCATCGTAGAGCTGACCCTGCCGCCCGACGCCAATATTCACGCCAAGGAATATAAACTTTATCTGCCGTCGAAGAAAGTGTTCCAGGAAAAGTTGATGGAGTGGGCGGAGGCTTGAAGGGTGAATGGGTTTCTTGCTGAACCGGGCCCGCTCCGCTATATTGAGGACTCAACCCAACCCATGAGGAAGAAGTCATGAAGATAAAATCATTGCTCGCGCTGACCTTGGCAATCGCCGTATCGTCCGCCACCTTTGCCGCGGAGATCTCCCCGCCGCCCGATGCGGACGGGGCCGCCGAGGCTTTGAAGAATTCTCCCCGGCATGGGGAGTTCAAGGAAATTGATCTTGAAGGCGGCGACGTCAAACTGAAGATCTTCGAGACCTATCCCGAGCGCTCCGACAAGGCCCCCGTGATCATCTTGATCCACGAGATCTTCGGCATGACGGACTGGACCAATTCCGTGGCGGATGCGCTTTCCAAGGAAGGCTTTATCGTCGTCGCGCCGGACCTTATCACGGGTATCGAAGGCGCGGCGGAGAATCCCCGCGAGGCCATCGGCAAATTGACACCGGAAGAGACACTGAAGCGTCTGAACGCGACGATGAAGTATGCCCTGTCCATACCGTCGGGGACCGGCAAGATTGGCTGTGTGGGCTATTGCTACGGCGGGCGCACAACCTTCCTCTATGCGACGGAACAGCCGGAACTCGACGCTGCTGTGGTGTACTATGGCAACGCGCCGGAGACCTCCACGCTCGCGAAGATCACCTGCCCGGTCCAGGGGCACTTTGGTGGCGAGGACGCACGGGTGAACAGCACCCTGCCCCCAGCGCAAGAAGAGATGAAGAAACTTGGCAAGACCTTCGAAGTAAATATCTACGAAGGCGCGGGCCATGGTTTCCTGCGCCAGCAGAGCGGCCAGGACGGCGCCAATCTGAAGGCGAGCAAAGAGGCTTGGTCCAAGACGGTGGCCTTCTTCAAGGAACATCTGGAAGCGAAGTAATACAAGCTTGCGTCGCGATCGACGGCGCGTCGACGGACGCGAGACGGTTCTGTGTTCGAATGCGTGCGTACGGGATGTTCCGTGGTCAAGGTTGTGGAGACCGCGGAACCTTTCCTGCGCACGCATTCCTTTTCTGAAGATAGCAGGCGGAACCGCGGCAACCTGACGTATCGTCACGCACCTGGCAACAACACACTGACTCCTCAGAAACCCCGTATTTACTGGGGTTTTGTGGTATACTTCACCCTGTGCAGCGAAGCAACCGGAATCGGGGTTTGAGGAGAAATCAGGATGAAAAAAATCAGTGCGTGTTTTTTCGCGGTTGTTGCCCTGGCAAGTTTTGCCTTCCTCCCGGGATGCCCCCAACCCGACCCCGAAGGCCTGACCAGCGCGATCACTTTGTTCACGGTGGGCGAGTCAACCAAGCAGGGTGGTGGCCCCGTTGATCTGGCTGAAATCCAGAGCCTGGAGCTCACCATCACCGAGATAAGTTTGGATTATGCGGGAAATGCGTCGGAAGGCGAGGCGGATGAGGAATTCGAAGGCTCGAAGATTACAGTCTTCTCCGGCGCGCTCGAGGTCGATCTTCTCAATCTGATAGACGTTTCCGAGATTATTTCCGAGGCGGAAATTCCCGCAGGAACCTACACAAAAATCCGCATCAGCATCGCAAATCCGCGGCTTGTTCTGGTGAGCGATCCGGAAACCGTGATTACCGACGTCCACCTTACGGCGAATAATCGTCTCTTCGTTTCGGAAACTTTCGAGTTGCCCGAGGGGCAGAGCAGCCTGATTGTGCTGGATCTTGGTGGAATCGCCCTGCGGCAGCAGGGTAACGGCGGCTACACGCTGACGCCCCAGTTGGATGTGGAGGTTTCCATCTCCGACGCGACCGCCACGGTGGCCGGCACGATTACGGCCCTCGACTCGGAGGCCAATACGTTTACGGTGGCCCTCGAAGAGGGAAGCATCGACGTGCGTTACACAGAAGTTACGACAGTGGCCCTTCCCACCGACCCATTGGGGGCCCCCACCGGCACGGAATTGGATTTGGCCCTCGGTCAGACGGTTTCCGTTCTCGGGCTGTTGAATGTGGATGGTGGCCTCGATGCGGACGCGATTGTGATTATTGAAGATGTGGCGGGTGAAGGCGAAGGCGAGGGTGAGGGTGAAGGTGAAGGTGAAGGAGAAGGAGAAGGAGAAGGAGAAGGAGAAGGAGAAGGAGAAGGAGAAGGCGAAGGCGAAGGCGAAGGCGAAGGCGAAGGCGAGGGTGAAGGTGAGGGCGAAGGTGAAGGCGAGGGTGAGGGTGAGGGTGAGGGTGAGGGTGAGGGCGAGGGTGAAGGCGAAGGTGAAGGCGAAGGGCAGTGATGATCGTTGAATCGTGATCGGCTGGAACACGGTCGAGCGTTCAGTGAAATCCGATAACTACAATGCGCCGGAGAGCCAACTCTCCGGCGCTTTTGATTCTTATAGCCTGCGCAATTCCGCCGACTTACTTTTTCGCCACGGCCGTCTCCGGCGTAAGGGTCTGCTCAAATACAACCTTCCCATCCACATCATAGTGTCGGAAAGTCAACGATGGAACTCCGTCCACGCGCCGGGAAGTGCAGGAGAGGAAGCCCCCGATGACCGCCAGGTACTGGTGCATGGTCTCGCGCTGATCTTCATTGAAGCCGCCGGCGTGGGCATTGGAGGTGGGGCCGCTGCAGAACTCCCGCAGTCCCGTCTCCGGGTCGATGCTCACATATTGCCAGTGGCGGTCGCCGCAGACGACAACCATGTTCTTCTGCGCTGCCATAAACGCCCGCAGTTCGCTGCCTTCATGCGCAAAGACGGTATTGGCGTGGTTATCCTTTTTGTTGCCGCGGTCCGGGCCCACGAGGGGCGTCGGGCTGATCAGAACGCGAAAGGCCGCATCGGACTCCTGAACGCTCTGTTTGAACCAGGCCTTTTGCTCCGCGCCCCAGATCGTTTTCTCCGGGCC from Candidatus Hydrogenedentota bacterium includes the following:
- a CDS encoding DUF1016 family protein translates to MKVQKGKKKAACKATRPPKGKDDGFGVLIIEVRDLIRSARHVAASTVNTLQVLTNFEIGRRIVEHEQKGEKRAEYGVELIKALSAKLGDEFGKGFSERNLRNFRAFFLAYQARAPEIWQTVSAKTSTGQIAQTVSAQSVTKAIRQAVSAKSTPRASSKRQTTQFVTAPTTENFRTAFPLSWSHYVLLLTIQDPDERNFYEIESASENWSLATLKRQVASSLYERLALSRKKSEVRKLAAEGQIITRPEDILKEPYVLEFLGLDEKADYSESDLEQLIIDRIEQFLLELGKGFLFEARQQRFTFDEDHFYVDLVFYNRLLRCHVLIDLKLDKITHQDLGQMQMYVNYYNRHVRLPDENPAIGILLCKRKKDAIVELTLPPDANIHAKEYKLYLPSKKVFQEKLMEWAEA
- a CDS encoding DUF4382 domain-containing protein; its protein translation is MKKISACFFAVVALASFAFLPGCPQPDPEGLTSAITLFTVGESTKQGGGPVDLAEIQSLELTITEISLDYAGNASEGEADEEFEGSKITVFSGALEVDLLNLIDVSEIISEAEIPAGTYTKIRISIANPRLVLVSDPETVITDVHLTANNRLFVSETFELPEGQSSLIVLDLGGIALRQQGNGGYTLTPQLDVEVSISDATATVAGTITALDSEANTFTVALEEGSIDVRYTEVTTVALPTDPLGAPTGTELDLALGQTVSVLGLLNVDGGLDADAIVIIEDVAGEGEGEGEGEGEGEGEGEGEGEGEGEGEGEGEGEGEGEGEGEGEGEGEGEGEGEGEGEGEGEGEGEGEGEGEGQ
- a CDS encoding dienelactone hydrolase family protein produces the protein MKIKSLLALTLAIAVSSATFAAEISPPPDADGAAEALKNSPRHGEFKEIDLEGGDVKLKIFETYPERSDKAPVIILIHEIFGMTDWTNSVADALSKEGFIVVAPDLITGIEGAAENPREAIGKLTPEETLKRLNATMKYALSIPSGTGKIGCVGYCYGGRTTFLYATEQPELDAAVVYYGNAPETSTLAKITCPVQGHFGGEDARVNSTLPPAQEEMKKLGKTFEVNIYEGAGHGFLRQQSGQDGANLKASKEAWSKTVAFFKEHLEAK